CGACCTGCTGTTCCTTGGTGCCGTATGCGGCGAGTGCGTAGGAGGCGAGGGAGTGCACGCTGACGCCGAGGCCGACAGTGAGGCGGGCCGCGGCGAGCTCTTCGAGGACCTGGAGGTAGACCTCGTAGGGCTGGTCGCCGCCGCCGTACTCGGAGTCGTACGGCAGGCCGAGCAGGCCGGAGCGCGAGAGGAGGGTGAACAGCTCGCGCGGGAAGCGGCCGGCGTCCTCCTCCTCGGCCGCCTTCGGGACGATCTCCTGCTGCGCGATGTCGCGGACGAGCGAGATCAGGTCCCGGGCCTCCTCCGTGGGCAGTTGCCGGTCCACCGGCTGCGGGGCGCGGTCGGGCATGGCGACGCTCTCCTCCCTGTCGGGCACTGGCGGGCGGGCCCGTGGGTGGGGGCGACGCCGCCGGGTCGTTCTGGTGCCTGGCCGATGGTTGCAGTTCCGGGTCTCGGAAGCTGCTGACCAGCGGCTCTGCGCTGTGAGTATGCCCGATCGGAGGCATCCCGTCACCAGTTAACGACCGCTTACTTCAAGAAATACCCGAGCGCCCCCGGGGAGCGAAATTGGTCCGGACCATTGATCTTACTGGTCTAGTCCTTCTACTGTTTCGCTCCACCCCTTCACCGCGTTCATGCCAATCGGCACGCGTTCCCTCTCCCCACGAGGAGACACCGGATGCACACCCCCCACCGCTCCCGCTTCCGGGCCATCGTGTCCGCGGCCTGCTGCGCCGTCCTCGGCGCCGGTCTGCTGGCCGGCGCGGGCACCTCCGCCACCGCGGCGACCTCGGCTCAGGAGGCCGCCGCCGGCGCGAAGGCCGCTCCCGGCGCCAAGGCCGCCGGGTCCAAGGTCATCGGGTACTTCACCGAATGGGGCACCTACGACCGCAAGTACTACGTCAGGAACATCGAGACCTCCGGCTCGGCGGCCAGGCTCACGCACATCAACTACGCCTTCGGCAACGTCACCGGCGGCAAGTGCGCGATGGGCGACGCCTACGCCGCCACCGACCGGGCCTACACCGCCGCCGAGTCCGTCGACGGCAAGGCCGACACCTGGGACCAGCCGCTGCGCGGCACCTTCAACCAGCTGCGCAAGCTGAAGCAGAAGCACCCGGACCTCAAGGTCCTGTGGTCCTTCGGCGGCTGGACCTGGTCGGCCGGCTTCGGCGAAGCCGCGAAGAACCCGGCCGCCGTCGCCCAGTCCTGCTACGACCTGGTCGAGAACTCCAAGTGGGCCGACGTCTTCGACGGCATCGACATCGACTGGGAGTACCCGAACGCCTGCGGTGCCAGGCAATCACCGCCGACGCCACCCCGGGCGGCAAGATCGACGCGGCGGACTACGCGGGCGCCGCCCAGTACGTCGACTGGTACAACCCGATGACGTACGACTTCTTCGGCGCCTGGGACGCCACCGGCCCGACGGCCCCGCACTCCCCGCTGACGTCGTACTCCGGCATACCGAAGGCGGACAACCACAGCTCGGCGACCATCGCCAAGCTCAAGGGCCTCGGCATCCCCGCCTCGAAGCTGCTCCTCGGCATCGGCTTCTACGGCCGCGGCTGGACCGGCGTCACCCAGTCGGCACCCGGCGGCACCGCGACCGGCCCGGCGGCGGGCACGTACGAGCAGGGCATCGACGACTACAAGGTGCTCAAGACCAAGTGCCCGGCGACGGGGACGGTGGCGGGCACGGCGTACGCCAAGTGCGGCAGCGACTGGTGGAGTTACGACACCCCGGCCACCATCGCGACCAAGATGAACTACAAGAACCGGCAGGGGCTGGGCGGCACGTTCTTCTGGGAGCTGAGCGGCGACACGGCGAACGGTGAGCTGATCAAGGCCATGAAGTAAGCCTGGGCGGCCGGGGGGCGGAGGGATCGTGACGGATCCCTCCGCCCCCCGGCTCATGCGTCTTGGCGGGCGGCCTCGGGAGCCGGGTAGGCGGGGTCCAGCTCCTCGATCGCGCGCAGGGCGCCGCTGAGTCCCTTCACCAGCAGCTCGCACATGGTCTCGCGGGCCAGTTGGGGGCGGTCGATCCATTCGAGGGTGGCGCCCTCGACGCTGCACACCCAGGCGAGCAGCCCCATGCGCGCCAAGGGGGTGATGTCGGCGCGGCCGTACGCCCCCTCGGCGATGGTGGTGACGATGGCCTCGCGCACGCCGTCACGGATGGCGTGCACCTCGGTGTCGAAGCCGACGCCGCCGCTGACGATGGTGCGGTACGCGGCCTGGTGGTGCTCGGCGTAGCGCAGATAGCTGTCGATGGTGCGCTGGACGCGGTCGACCGGGGGCAGTTCGTGTCCGCTCGCCGCCAGGGTGACCAGCTCGGTGACCGAGTCCTGGATGATGGCCAGGTAGTAGCCGCGCTTGGACTGGAAGTAGTAGTAGATCAGCCCCTTGGCGACGTGCGCCTGCCGGGCGATGTCGTCCATCGACAGGGCGTCGTAGGACGTGTCGGCGAACAACCTCCGCCCGATCGCGATGAGTTCGGCACGGCGCGCCAGCGAGCGCTCGGTGCCGCGGGCTCTGGGACGCGCGGCAGGCTGTTGACTGATATTCAATTTCGACCCTGGTTCCAACGGGCGGCGAGGCGGGACGTCCGCAGTATGGCAGGCCGGAGGGCAGGGTCGCGGGTCAGGTCACAGCACGCCGCGACCGGTCACAGGAGCCCGAGCTGGGTCACGAGCATCGCGAGGACCACGACGAGAGTCCAGCCCGCGACATGCTCGACGATCTTCGGACCGTCGTCCTGTGGGCCGCCGGTGCGGGCGCGGGCTGCGGTGGGGACGCGGGCTGCGGTGATTGCGTGCGCGGTCATGTCTTCTCGCTGGTTCGATGCGGACGGGCTTCCCCCGAGGGCCTGTCCACCTTGCCACCGGGAGCGGCTTCTGCGACCGAGAGCTTGGTCACACGGGCACGCCCACGGCTGTCAGCGCCTTGCGCTGGGCGGCGGTCGGGCGTGCCGGGAAGTACAGGTAGCAGACGCCACCGGTGCCGGAGACGACCTTGCCGGAGGCGTTGTACCGCTTGGTCCGCAGCCAGATGTTCTCCCACTCCTGCCGCCGGTAGACGCGCCGCACGGCCTCGTTGCTCTCCGAGGCGGGGTCGTTGGCGATGACGTCGCCGTCGGCCGTGAAGCCGACGACGGTCATGAGGTGCCCGGCTGTGCCGTACCCGGCGCCGGTCAGCTCCTCCTTCAGGAAGGACTGGGAGGTGATGGCCGGGATGCCCGCCGCGATCAGCGTCTCCAGGTCGGTGAGCGAGCCGAGCCGGGTGACCACGGCCTGGAGGTCCTCGAACGTGGCCGCGTAGGCGGCGTTGAACGGCCAGTTGCCGCAACCGGCGTACTGGTAGTCGTAGGTGAAGCGGGCCGCGTGGCACACCTGCGGATCGGCGTATGACGGATCCACCCAGGCCAGTTGTTCCGGGGTGAGCCGGCCACCCCAGTACTCGATGATCATCTGGGAGGACGTCGGGCTGCACCATGCCTCGCCGCCGTTGTCGTACTCGGGGTACTGCCCCTTGTGGATCTCCTGCGAGTACCGCGGGACGACCAGTTCCCTGGCGAGGCCGGGCACGGACGCCGGGACGGTGAACCGGTCGGGTACGTCGGAGCCCATCGCGCCGAGCCGCCACACGGTGGGCGTGGCCTTGGTGCCCGGCTTGCGGTGGAGAGTCAGGCGCAGCCGGTACGAGGCGAGGCGCAGGCCTGTCGACGGGTCGTCGATCGCCAGGGTGTCGGTCCAGACGCTGCTCTTGCCGTCGCTCTGGTCGTCGACCGAGGTGCGCCGGATGTCCTGGTCGCCGGCCGCCCAGCGGCCCATCACGTACCAGGGGGTGCTGGTGCCGTCGGTGTAGGCGGCCTTGATCTCCGCCTGGAGCCAGGTGCCGGCCGGGGTGCGCGCGTTCCAGGAGACGATCGCCTCCGTCGCGGGGACGACGAGCCGGTGGACCGGGGATGTCCAGGTGCCGTACTCCCAGCGGGCGGTGGTGCCGGTGTGCGGGTCCGTGTAGTCGGTGGTCCCGGCGGGCTTCGCGATCGCCACGCCGGGGCGGGCGCCCGCGACGGCGCGGGTGCCCCGGGCGGTACCGCCCCACCAGTCGCCGTACGAGGTCCAGGCCCGGTTGTCCACGTGGGCCGGGACCGCGCGGGTGGGCTGCGCGGTGTCGGTCGTCATGGGCTCCTCGGTGTCGGCGGCCGCCGGACCCGAGCCAGCGGTGACGGCGGCGGCGACCGCGGCGGCCAGGACGGTTCTGCGGGACGGCTGTTCGGTTCTGCGCATGGCGGGGACCCCCGGGAGTCGGAGTCGGGCTGGGGCGGGGCAGGTCCGTGGCACGGTCGGTCGCACGCGTGTATGCGCCACATAGGAGCACAGCCCGCCGGGTCCCGCCAGCACTTCGGCCCGCGCCACGCCCACCAATATTGGCGTCGACCACTGGCACGCGCCGATGACCCCGCCGTTAGAGTGCTGCGCGAGATGACTCCGCCCTTCCGCCCCGCACCGGGGCCCGCCGTCCGCGACCTGGCCTCCAGCATCCGCCGCCTCCCCCCTTCCTGCGGCCCGGTCCGTCTCGTCGGCGTCGACGGGCACGCCGGCTCCGGAAAGACCACGTTCGCCGAGCAGTTGGCCATGGCGCTGGGCGGCGCGCCGGTGCTGCGCCTCGACGACATCGCCACCCACGACGAACTGTTCGGCTGGACCGGACGGCTGCTGGACCAGGTGATCGAGCCGCTGGCCCACGGCCGGACCGCGCACTACGCCCCCTACGACTGGCGCGCCCGCCGCTTCGGTACGCCGCGCCCCCTGCCGCCCGCTCCGGTGGTCCTCGTGGAGGGCGTCGGCGCGGGACGCCGGGCGCTGCGGCCCCACCTGGCCCTGTTGCTGTGGATGGAGCTGCCCCGTGACGAGTCCTGGGCGCGGGGACGGTCACGGGACGGGGAGGAACAGCGGGAGTTCTGGGACGGATGGGTCCCGGCGGAACGCCGGCATTTCGCCGACGATCCCTCGCGGCCGTTCGCCGATCTCCTGGTACGACAGCGAGAGAAGGGGTACGAGGTGATTCCGGGGCCTGCGGGGCCTGTTGGACCGGGCCGGCCCCTCACGCACGGTGACGGGCCGCCCGCAGTGTGCTGAACTTGTGAAGGGCCTTGCGGGACAACTTGCCGAAGTGCTTCAACTCGGCTTGACCGGGGGCCCGTACAGGTCTTACGTTCTCAATGTGCGGCCATTCGGAGCCGCCCACAGACGCGAAGCCCCCGGTTGTTCCCCCGTGACCGGGGGCTTCGTTCTGTCTTCTGCCGTTCTTCCGGGCCCGGCGCGGCGCCGAATGCTCACCCTCGGTCACCGTGCGGGAGTGTGCCGCATCCGCTCCCACCTCGCCGAACGCCCCGTGCGGCACCCTACGGGGGCGCCGCCCCCGCAGGTACGATGCCCTCGTTGCGACCAACGGACGGTTGCTTCGCGCACCTTGCAACTCCGGTCCGTGGCACAGCGGTTCGAGCAGGGCAGCCGGCTGGGGGACGGCTCGTTGGTATACCGACGGGGGCACGGTTCGTGGGGGACGTGATGGACTTCGGCACGCAGGGCCCGCAGGCCCCGGCCGACCTCGCCTGGCTGCGAGGCGTGGACGCCTACACCATGGGCGCCTATCCGCAGGCGGAGGAGGAGTTCCGCGCCGCCGTGCGGATGGACTCCGGGATGGCCGACGGCTGGCTCGGGCTGCACGCGCTGCGCGTCGACACGACGACCGCGCTGCTTAGGATGTTCCGGCACCGGGAGCGCTTCGGGGAACAGCGCGCCCGCTATCGCCGGGCCCTCAACTCCTGGTACTGGCTGGGCTGGTGGGTGCAGCCCGTGCTGGAGAGCCCCCGCGATCTGCTGCTCGCGCACGCCTCCCACTGGCTGGACGGCCGCCACGTCCCCGAGCTGGACCGCGCCCTCGCCGGGCTGCCGCCGGTGGACACCGACGCCCATGTCCGCTTCCTGCACGCCTGCCGTGCCTATCTCGTCAAGGACTGGGAGCAGCTGGTCCGCCACACCGACCCGCTCCTGGACGACCCGATGCTCGGCATCGAGGCGGGCCTGTTCGGTGGCATGGCCCGGGTCCGCCTGGAGATGTACGGGCAGGCCGAACCGCTGCTGTCCGCCGCGCTGATGCGCTGCCGCAGCGAGCAGCCTCAGCGCAAGGAACTGCGTTACTGGCTGGCCCGGGCGCACGAGGGCACCGGCCGCAGCGCCGCAGCGCTCCCCCTGTACCGGGCCGTGCACCGCGTCGACCCCGCCTTCATGGACACCTCGGCCCGGCTCGCCGCGATCGCCGAGGGCGACGGGTACGACGAGGCCACGGACCTCGCGGCGATCACGCTCACCGGCGCCGGCCAGGACGCCGTGGACGGTCCGGACGGGTTCGACCCGCTCTTCGGCACCGAGGGCCGCGACCTGAGACTGCCCGACCCCGAACCGCCGGCCTCCGCTCCCCTGCCGCCGCTCACCGACCCCGCGGTGCGCTCGCGGACCGGCCCGGCGCCGTCGCTGCCCACCGGACCCACCGATCCGGCGTTACTCGAGGCGGCGCTCACCGAGCTGGAGCGCATGGTGGGTCTGGAGCCGGTGAAACGCCAGGTCAAGGCGTTGTCAGCACAGCTGAACATGGCCCGGCTGCGGGCCGGCCAGGGCCTGCCGGTCCAGCCTCCCAAGCGGCACTTCGTCTTCTCGGGCCCCTCCGGCACCGGCAAGACCACCGTCGCCCGCATCCTCGGCCGCGTCTTCTACGCCCTCGGCCTGCTCGGCGGCGACCATCTCGTGGAGGCACAGCGGGCCGACCTGGTCGGCGAGTACCTCGGGCAGACGGCCGTGAAGGCGAACGAACTGATCGACTCGGCGCTCGGCGGCGTGCTCTTCGTCGACGAGGCCTACTCGCTGTCCAACTCGGGCTACGGCAAGGGGGACGCGTACGGCGACGAGGCGCTCCAGGTGCTGCTGAAGCGGGCGGAGGACAACCGCGACCACCTCGTGGTGATCCTGGCCGGCTATCCCGAGGGCATGGACCGCCTCCTCGCCGCCAACCCCGGGCTGTCGTCCCGCTTCACCACCCGCGTCGACTTCCCCTCCTACCGGCCCCTCGAACTCACCGAGATCGGCAAGGTGCTCGCCGCGGAGAACGGCGACCTCTGGGACGAGGAGGCCCTCGACGAGCTGCGGTCCATCGCCGGGCACGTGGTGGACCAGGGGTGGATCGACGAGCTGGGCAACGGGCGGTTCCTGCGGACGCTGTACGAGAAGAGCTGCGCGTACCGGGATCTGCGGTTGTCCGTGTATCCCGGGGCGCTGGGGAGGGAGGATCTGGCGACGTTGCGGTTGCCGGATCTGATGCAGGCGTACGGGGAGGTGCTGTCGGGGAGGGGGCCGCAGGATCCGTCGGCCTAGCTGCGGGCAACCGTGCCGCCAAAGGCGGCACGGGCGGGCGATGGGGGTGCCCCCTGCTCGAGCGAAGCCGAGAGCTTGGGCGAGGCACCCCGCGGCGACGGGCTGCGCCCCCACCCGGCCTTGGCTACGTCGCCAGTACCTCCTCGCCGGACCTGGGCTCGGTCAGCCTCACCTCGCGCACCTCCCGATGCGCGGGATCCCGCACCTCCCCCACCAACAGCTCCAGCACATCCTCCAGCGCGACCAGCCCGAGCACCTTCCCGGACCCGTCGGCCACCTGGGCCAGGTGCGTCGCCGCCCGCCGCATCACCGTCAACGCGTCGTCCAACGGCAACTCGGACCGCAGCGTCGTCATGGGCCGCCACAACTGCTGCGGCACGGCCCGGTCCGAGTGCTCCAGGTCGAGGACGTCCTTGACGTGCAGGTAGCCCATGAACGCGCCGTTCTCCGCGGCGACCGGGAACCGGGAGTACCCGGTGCGGGCGGTGAGCTCGACGATGCGGCCGGGGGTGACCGACGGGCTGACCGTCACCAGTGACTCGCGTGTCAGCAGGACGTCCGTCACCGGGCGGGAGCCCAGCTCCAGGGCGTCCTCCAGGCTTTCGGCCTCGTCGGGGTCGAGCAGACCCGCCTGGCCGGCGTCCTCCACCAGCCGGTTGAGCTGCTCACTGGTGAAGACGGCCTCGACCTCGTCCTTGGGCTCGACGTGGAAGAGCCGCAGGATGCCCTGGGAACAGGCCCCGAGGGCGGCGGTGATCGGCTTGCAGAAGCGGGCGAACCAGACCAGGCCGGGACTGAGCCACAGCGCGGCCTTCTCGGGGGCCGCCATCGCCAGGTTCTTCGGGACCATCTCGCCGATGACGAGGTGGAAGAAGACCACGGCGGCGAGGGCGATGACGTAGGTGAGCGGGTGGATCACGCCGTGCGGCAGGTGGAGCCACTCGAAGACCGGCTCCAGGAGGTGCGCGACGGTAGGTTCGGCGACCGCCCCGAGTGTGAGGGAGCAGATCGTGATGCCGAACTGGGCCGCCGCCATCATCTGTGGCAGCCGCTCCAGGCCGTAGAGGACCTGCCGGGCGCGGGCCGTGCCGAGCGGTTCGATCTGGCTGCGGCGTACGGAGACGAGCGCGAACTCGGCGCCGACGAAGAAGCCGTTGGCGAGGACCAGCAGGGCGGCGAAGGTCAGTTGGAGCACGCTCATCGGGCCGCCTCCACGATGGCGACGGGGGCCGTCCTGACCAGCCGGACCCGCTCGGCGCGGTAGTGGCCGACCTGGCGTACCGACAGCCGCCAGCCGGGCAGTTCCGCCTTGTCTCCGACGGCCGGGATGCGGCCCAGCAGGTCGGCGATCAGACCCGCGACGGTCTCGTACGGGCCTTCGGGCACCTCCAGGCCTATGCGCTGGAGGATGTCGACCCGGCAGCTGCCGTCGACGTCCCAGGCGAGCCTGCCGTCCTCCGGCGGGGCGGCGGCCAGCTCGGGCAGGTCGTGTCCGTCGTGCTCGTCGCGGACCTCGCCGACGATCTCCTCGACGATGTCCTCCAGCGTGACGACACCGGCCGTGCCGCCGTACTCGTCGACGACGACCGCGATCGGCTGCTCGCTGCGCAGGCGGGCGAGCAGCGGCCGTACCGGCAGCGTCTCGGGGACGAGCAGCGCCGGGCGGGCGATGCGGCCGACGGGGGTCCTCAGCCGGTCCCGCACGGGCACCGCCAGGGCGTCCTTGAGGTGGACCATGCCGACGACCTCGTCGATCCTCTCCCGGTAGACGGGGAAGCGGGACAGGCCGGTGGCGCGGGTCAGGTTGACCACGTCCTCGGCGGTGGCCGAGGACTGGAGGGCGCTGACCTTCACGCGCGGCGTCATCACGTGCTGCGCGGTCAGCTCGCCCAGCGACAGGGTCCGGACGAAGAGGTCGGCCGTGTCCTGTTCCAGGGCGCCGGCCCGGGCGGAGTGGCGGGCGAGGGAGACGAGCTCGCCGGGGGTGCGGGCGGAGGCCAGTTCCTCGGCGGGCTCGAAGCCCAGGGCGCGCACGAGCCGGTTCGCGACGGCGTTGAGGCCGGCGATGACCGGCCGGAACAGCCGTGCGAAGACATGCTGCGGGCCCGCGACGAAGCGCGCGACCTGGAGCGGCCTGGACACCGCCCAGTTCTTGGGCAGGAGCTCGCCGATCACCATCTGCACGGCGGAGGCCAGCAGCATGCCGACGACGACCGTGACACCGGAGACGGCCCCCTCGGGGACGCCGATCGAGGTGAACGGGCCGTGCAGCAGCTCGGCCAGCGCCGGTTCGGCGAGCATGCCGACGACCAGGGAGGTGATGGTGATGCCCAGCTGAGTGCCGGAGAGCTGGAAGGACAGCTCCTTGAGTGACTCGACGACGCGCTGGGCACGCCGGTCGCCCTCGGCGGCGGCCTTCTCGGCCTCCGGCCGTTCGACCGTCACGAGTCCGAACTCGGCCGCCACGAAGAATCCGTTGGCGAGAATCAGCAGGAACGCGGCTGCCAGAAGCAGCAGGGGGATGGTCATGATGCCGCCGCCTCCGCACGGTCGCGGACACGGTCCGCGCTATGTCGGCAGGGGGCGGCGCAGGTACTGCAGGACGATCCGTCCATCGCCGGAGGGGGTCACTCCTCGGTCAGCAGGAGCCTCTGTGCACCGGGCGGGGCAACAGAGGTGGAGGCGCATCCGTCGCGCCTCCACCAACAGATTAATCAAGACACGGCCCGGTGCGGCAGTGGCGACCGTCCTGTGGATCCGCCGAGTCAGCCCCGAGGCCGCTCGGGGTCCGCGACGGAACGGGCCTCGGCGAGCGCCCGCAGGGCCCGGGCGTCGGCGATCGCGCGCTGTCGGTTGATGCCCGGCTGGATGCCGAGCGCCGGCAGGCTGGTGCCGTCGCTGAGGTTGAGGAACACCCAGGGGTCGCCGGGCCGGAGGGTCACCTGAAGGATTTCGGCCCATTCCAGCCGGCGCTTGTTGGTGAGGTTGACCACGGTGACGCCGTCTGCGTCGGCGACGACCTTGGGTCGCGCCAGCAGAAGCAGCACCGCGTCCAGCAGGAGCGCCGTGACGACGAAGCTGAGACGCTCGGCGGGGCTGAGCTGCTTCAGCATCATCGCGACGGCCGTGA
This region of Streptomyces caelestis genomic DNA includes:
- a CDS encoding TetR/AcrR family transcriptional regulator; this translates as MNISQQPAARPRARGTERSLARRAELIAIGRRLFADTSYDALSMDDIARQAHVAKGLIYYYFQSKRGYYLAIIQDSVTELVTLAASGHELPPVDRVQRTIDSYLRYAEHHQAAYRTIVSGGVGFDTEVHAIRDGVREAIVTTIAEGAYGRADITPLARMGLLAWVCSVEGATLEWIDRPQLARETMCELLVKGLSGALRAIEELDPAYPAPEAARQDA
- a CDS encoding SCO1431 family membrane protein, whose amino-acid sequence is MTAHAITAARVPTAARARTGGPQDDGPKIVEHVAGWTLVVVLAMLVTQLGLL
- a CDS encoding peptidase C39 family protein, producing MRRTEQPSRRTVLAAAVAAAVTAGSGPAAADTEEPMTTDTAQPTRAVPAHVDNRAWTSYGDWWGGTARGTRAVAGARPGVAIAKPAGTTDYTDPHTGTTARWEYGTWTSPVHRLVVPATEAIVSWNARTPAGTWLQAEIKAAYTDGTSTPWYVMGRWAAGDQDIRRTSVDDQSDGKSSVWTDTLAIDDPSTGLRLASYRLRLTLHRKPGTKATPTVWRLGAMGSDVPDRFTVPASVPGLARELVVPRYSQEIHKGQYPEYDNGGEAWCSPTSSQMIIEYWGGRLTPEQLAWVDPSYADPQVCHAARFTYDYQYAGCGNWPFNAAYAATFEDLQAVVTRLGSLTDLETLIAAGIPAITSQSFLKEELTGAGYGTAGHLMTVVGFTADGDVIANDPASESNEAVRRVYRRQEWENIWLRTKRYNASGKVVSGTGGVCYLYFPARPTAAQRKALTAVGVPV
- a CDS encoding uridine kinase family protein, with product MTPPFRPAPGPAVRDLASSIRRLPPSCGPVRLVGVDGHAGSGKTTFAEQLAMALGGAPVLRLDDIATHDELFGWTGRLLDQVIEPLAHGRTAHYAPYDWRARRFGTPRPLPPAPVVLVEGVGAGRRALRPHLALLLWMELPRDESWARGRSRDGEEQREFWDGWVPAERRHFADDPSRPFADLLVRQREKGYEVIPGPAGPVGPGRPLTHGDGPPAVC
- a CDS encoding AAA family ATPase, which codes for MDFGTQGPQAPADLAWLRGVDAYTMGAYPQAEEEFRAAVRMDSGMADGWLGLHALRVDTTTALLRMFRHRERFGEQRARYRRALNSWYWLGWWVQPVLESPRDLLLAHASHWLDGRHVPELDRALAGLPPVDTDAHVRFLHACRAYLVKDWEQLVRHTDPLLDDPMLGIEAGLFGGMARVRLEMYGQAEPLLSAALMRCRSEQPQRKELRYWLARAHEGTGRSAAALPLYRAVHRVDPAFMDTSARLAAIAEGDGYDEATDLAAITLTGAGQDAVDGPDGFDPLFGTEGRDLRLPDPEPPASAPLPPLTDPAVRSRTGPAPSLPTGPTDPALLEAALTELERMVGLEPVKRQVKALSAQLNMARLRAGQGLPVQPPKRHFVFSGPSGTGKTTVARILGRVFYALGLLGGDHLVEAQRADLVGEYLGQTAVKANELIDSALGGVLFVDEAYSLSNSGYGKGDAYGDEALQVLLKRAEDNRDHLVVILAGYPEGMDRLLAANPGLSSRFTTRVDFPSYRPLELTEIGKVLAAENGDLWDEEALDELRSIAGHVVDQGWIDELGNGRFLRTLYEKSCAYRDLRLSVYPGALGREDLATLRLPDLMQAYGEVLSGRGPQDPSA
- a CDS encoding hemolysin family protein yields the protein MSVLQLTFAALLVLANGFFVGAEFALVSVRRSQIEPLGTARARQVLYGLERLPQMMAAAQFGITICSLTLGAVAEPTVAHLLEPVFEWLHLPHGVIHPLTYVIALAAVVFFHLVIGEMVPKNLAMAAPEKAALWLSPGLVWFARFCKPITAALGACSQGILRLFHVEPKDEVEAVFTSEQLNRLVEDAGQAGLLDPDEAESLEDALELGSRPVTDVLLTRESLVTVSPSVTPGRIVELTARTGYSRFPVAAENGAFMGYLHVKDVLDLEHSDRAVPQQLWRPMTTLRSELPLDDALTVMRRAATHLAQVADGSGKVLGLVALEDVLELLVGEVRDPAHREVREVRLTEPRSGEEVLAT
- a CDS encoding hemolysin family protein → MTIPLLLLAAAFLLILANGFFVAAEFGLVTVERPEAEKAAAEGDRRAQRVVESLKELSFQLSGTQLGITITSLVVGMLAEPALAELLHGPFTSIGVPEGAVSGVTVVVGMLLASAVQMVIGELLPKNWAVSRPLQVARFVAGPQHVFARLFRPVIAGLNAVANRLVRALGFEPAEELASARTPGELVSLARHSARAGALEQDTADLFVRTLSLGELTAQHVMTPRVKVSALQSSATAEDVVNLTRATGLSRFPVYRERIDEVVGMVHLKDALAVPVRDRLRTPVGRIARPALLVPETLPVRPLLARLRSEQPIAVVVDEYGGTAGVVTLEDIVEEIVGEVRDEHDGHDLPELAAAPPEDGRLAWDVDGSCRVDILQRIGLEVPEGPYETVAGLIADLLGRIPAVGDKAELPGWRLSVRQVGHYRAERVRLVRTAPVAIVEAAR
- a CDS encoding PH domain-containing protein; the encoded protein is MSDLPTLPVTFRPGSTRAVLLTAAVAILVVITAVAMMLKQLSPAERLSFVVTALLLDAVLLLLARPKVVADADGVTVVNLTNKRRLEWAEILQVTLRPGDPWVFLNLSDGTSLPALGIQPGINRQRAIADARALRALAEARSVADPERPRG